GTCTTCTCCTGCTATTGCAAAAATGATAGTTGGGATGATTAACCAAAAAATGGACCTGAAACCTAGACCTGATTTTAATCCAATACGAAAACGAACCATTCCGTTTCGTGAAGCCTCACGAGAAAAACAGGCTGAATTAATCAAAAAAGACCCCGCCTACGGGGAAATGGTTTGCAGGTGTGAACAAGTTTCCAAACGAGAAGTTTTGGATGCCTTAAACAACCCAATTTCGGACAAAACCTTAGCTGCAGTAAAATACCGAACCCGCGCAGGCATGGGGCGATGCCATGGAGGTTTTTGTTTGCCCAGAATCGTGCAACTTCTAAAGGAAGAGTATGGACTGCGTCCCGAAGAAATCAAGCTGAAAAGTTTGGATTCTACAATGTTTATTGGCAAAACCAAAGATCTACGGGAGGCCGCAAAAGATGAGTAACATAATTTCTCGAAACGTTGACTTGGTGGTAATCGGTGGCGGTCCTGCCGGTCTTGCTGCGGCGATAAGCGCCAAGAAAAATGGTATCGCAAATTTGGTAATAGTTGAACGCAACGATTGGCTTGGGGGAATTCTTCCCCAGTGTATTCATGACGGGTTTGGTCTTGAAATATTCAAGGAGCACTTAACTGGACCGGAATACTCTCAGCGATACATTGATGAAGCTAAAGAGTTGCAGATTCCGTGTATGCTTAATTGTATGGTTCTGGAAATTACGGCCAAAAAACAGGTGTATGTTGCTACTCCTGAAGGTTTGATTTGTTTTAATGCTAAAGCGGTAATTCTTTCCATGGGTTGCCGGGAGCGTACCCGTGGGCAGATTTGTATTCCTGGAACCCGTCCTGCTGGGGTTTATACTGCTGGGGTTGCTCAGAACCTGATTAATCTCAAGAACGTGATGGTGGGCAAAAACGTGGTTATTTTGGGTTCTGGGGACATTGGTTTGATTATGGCTCGCCGCCTTACTTTGGAGGGGGCTAAGGTTCATGCGGTGGTTGAGATTTTGTCTCATTCTAACGGGTTGCCCCGAAACATTCAGCAGTGCCTGATTGATTTTGGAATTCCTTTACTGCTGTCTCATACGGTTACTGAAATTAATGGACTAAATAGGGTGGAATCAGTTACCATCTCCGAAGTTGACGAAAACCTAAAACCAATCAAAGGAACAGAAAAAACAGTCGAATGTGACACTCTTTTGTTGTCTGTGGGTTTGATTCCTGAAAATGACTTGTCAACAACTTGTGGCGTACAACTATACCCCGTAACCCGAGGCGCAACAGTCAACGAAACCCTTGAAACTTCTGTTCCGGGAGTTTTTGCTTGTGGAAATGTTCTGCACGTTCACGATGTAGTAGACTTTGTCACCATAGAGTCCGAAAAAGCCGGCAAAAGCGCCGCAGAATATATTCTTGGCAAACAAAAACCAGTAGAACGAGTTAACGCCCAAGCCGGCAAAGGTGTGTGCTATGTTTTGCCTAGCAGCATCGCCAAAAATTCTGAAGTTGAGTTGCTATTTCGGGTGTTGTGTCCAGCAGAGGATGCTTCCATAGGCTTTTTTAATGGGGAAAAACTGGTAAAAACTAAAAAGTTTAGAAAGGTTCATCCGGCTCAAATGGTTAAAGTCAAACTAAGCAAAACAGAAACTGCGGATATTTCTGGCTTAAGAGTCGAGGTGCTCCAAAAATGAAAACTGAAATGATTTGTATCGGATGCCCCATGGGCTGTTACCTTACTGTAGACTGTGACGGAAAAACAATAAAAAACGTTGAAGGAAACCGTTGCAAAATCGGATTAGACTACGCCCAAAAAGAAATCACCAACCCTGAACGAACTTTAACCTCTACCGTGAAAGTAAAGGACGGTCATCTTCCTCTTGTGAGTGTGCGAACTAACAAACCAATTTCTAAAAGCCGAATTTTTGATGTTATGAAATTAATTGCAAAAGTTGAAGTTGAAGCTCCAGTAAAAATCGGAGACGAAATTGTTCCAAACGTTTTTGATTCAGGCGTTAGTGTAGTGGCAACAAAAAATATTTCTAAGAAATAGTATGTTGCCAAAAGTGTTACTTGGTAGCGGGGAGTAGCTTTACGCTCTCGTTTGAACCGTCCGTTCCACGTTTACATTTTTTCGTTAAAATTGATTATTGGCTAAAGTGCATGCGGCTAGTTCAATTCATCATAAGATTGTGCGTATGATTGTAAAGATGTCGATGTTCCGCTGGAGAATAATGGTGAACAAGATTTTAACTGCTAAATGAAAATGGTTTGGTAGGTTAACCTATAATCTCTCGTTCAATGCGGCATACATCAAAGGTAATGCTATGGTCGCGTCCTCTTCTATGTTGACGAACTTCGCATCTTTTCCTATCTTTCCCCATGATATAGCCTCTCTCGGTCTTGCGCCAGACAGGCTGCCGTCCCATTCCACAGCTGTGCTTATGTAAACAGCGTAGTCCAGTCCGTCCCCCTTGAACTGGTTCCACCATATCACATGGTGTTTGCTTATCCCGCCGCCTACTATCAGCGCGCCTGTTTTCTTTGCTTCCCATATATTGTCGCTCAGTAGTTTCTCGTCTTCCAGTATGTCCAACTTCAGGTCGTGGTCCTGTGCGAACTGCCATATCTGGTATCCAACAGAGCCATCTGTAGGACCGGGCACAATCATTGGTATCTTGTTTTTCCAGCACCAGTAAATTATTGAGCTCTTTTTCTTTGCTTCTTCATCTTTGTCCATTAGCTCTCCAATTTTCCATATAATCTCGTGTGTTGATATTCCATTTTTCTTCTGTTTATCAGTCATGTTTTCATAAATGTCTGTCAAGAATTCCAGCATCTTTTTCTCTAATATTATGCCGTAGGACTCGTTCGGAACTAGCACGTTGCCCAGTCTGTTCACCCCTTTGTCTCTTAGTTCCTTGTCGTTCATCAAGAATTCCCCATGATGGTAGTCTTCGTAAGCTCGGGCTATGTCATGATCTAGGGTACCGCATGTTGTTATAACAATGTCAAACAGTTTTCTTCTTACAATGTCCTTCACGATTCCCCTGGTGCCTGTTGCTATAATGCAAGCTGGGAACGACAAGAATTTCAGGCATTCTTTGTCTTTCACCATGTTCTCAACAATATCCGTGCCAACGGCCAACTTCTTTGCTGTGAATCCTCCCGCTGCCTTCAATTCAGAAAGTATCTCGTTTGCCGACATCTTTCCTTCAATTACTATGTCTTTTACTGGCTCTGTTTTCGGTCTCATAGACAAAAAATTAGTCGTTATATTATTTAAGATTGCTAGTTCACTCTTGCGTATTCGGTGTATGTGCATGAGTTTGTGCAGTAATCTCTTTTTTAAAAAAATGTGATTAAATTAAAGTTAGTTGGTAGCGGGGAGTTGATTTGAAC
The Candidatus Bathyarchaeum sp. genome window above contains:
- a CDS encoding NAD(P)/FAD-dependent oxidoreductase, translating into MSNIISRNVDLVVIGGGPAGLAAAISAKKNGIANLVIVERNDWLGGILPQCIHDGFGLEIFKEHLTGPEYSQRYIDEAKELQIPCMLNCMVLEITAKKQVYVATPEGLICFNAKAVILSMGCRERTRGQICIPGTRPAGVYTAGVAQNLINLKNVMVGKNVVILGSGDIGLIMARRLTLEGAKVHAVVEILSHSNGLPRNIQQCLIDFGIPLLLSHTVTEINGLNRVESVTISEVDENLKPIKGTEKTVECDTLLLSVGLIPENDLSTTCGVQLYPVTRGATVNETLETSVPGVFACGNVLHVHDVVDFVTIESEKAGKSAAEYILGKQKPVERVNAQAGKGVCYVLPSSIAKNSEVELLFRVLCPAEDASIGFFNGEKLVKTKKFRKVHPAQMVKVKLSKTETADISGLRVEVLQK
- a CDS encoding DUF1667 domain-containing protein, which gives rise to MKTEMICIGCPMGCYLTVDCDGKTIKNVEGNRCKIGLDYAQKEITNPERTLTSTVKVKDGHLPLVSVRTNKPISKSRIFDVMKLIAKVEVEAPVKIGDEIVPNVFDSGVSVVATKNISKK
- a CDS encoding deoxyhypusine synthase produces the protein MRPKTEPVKDIVIEGKMSANEILSELKAAGGFTAKKLAVGTDIVENMVKDKECLKFLSFPACIIATGTRGIVKDIVRRKLFDIVITTCGTLDHDIARAYEDYHHGEFLMNDKELRDKGVNRLGNVLVPNESYGIILEKKMLEFLTDIYENMTDKQKKNGISTHEIIWKIGELMDKDEEAKKKSSIIYWCWKNKIPMIVPGPTDGSVGYQIWQFAQDHDLKLDILEDEKLLSDNIWEAKKTGALIVGGGISKHHVIWWNQFKGDGLDYAVYISTAVEWDGSLSGARPREAISWGKIGKDAKFVNIEEDATIALPLMYAALNERL